A window of the Xiashengella succiniciproducens genome harbors these coding sequences:
- a CDS encoding glycosyltransferase family 4 protein, which yields MRILQLVNRFDFGGAENHVRELCNELAVMDHNIILATRHGRQTTLLDKRIKFVWIPSLVANLLFTHTLLIIFLALRYKIEVIHAHQRLPIISACLAGKILGIPVVATVHGRVRHDLRSAIARKLCTSIIFVSQQVLNVSRHYENIRHKSVIIPNGIPLPEKLPSISPFAIGYISRIDGRHSEVIRHLISSVEILKPQFPEIRLFLIGDGNGVPELMPVIDATNQRLNEEAIRYMGFISKLEIHEFFPELVLGVGRVAIEALARGANVISVNSKRMGHIVVPPNYNEYAINNFVHIHGMPPSKESLYVELKTFFDNRDDFRQKAAIVSDNTRKDFGIRQTTQRIVDLYSSLSTHSNL from the coding sequence ATGCGTATCTTACAGCTAGTCAACCGCTTTGACTTTGGGGGTGCAGAAAATCATGTCAGGGAGCTATGCAATGAGCTTGCTGTGATGGATCACAACATAATTCTTGCTACTCGTCACGGACGACAAACAACGCTGTTGGACAAAAGGATAAAATTCGTTTGGATACCTTCATTGGTAGCAAACTTGCTCTTCACCCATACGCTTCTGATAATCTTCCTCGCCCTTCGATACAAAATTGAAGTTATCCACGCACATCAGAGACTCCCTATTATTTCAGCATGCCTTGCAGGGAAAATACTAGGAATCCCGGTTGTCGCTACAGTGCACGGTAGGGTCAGACACGATCTAAGGTCAGCTATAGCAAGAAAACTCTGCACCTCGATAATATTCGTCAGCCAGCAGGTTCTTAATGTATCCAGGCATTACGAGAACATACGCCACAAATCAGTTATTATCCCTAACGGAATCCCGCTGCCGGAAAAGCTTCCCTCAATATCCCCGTTCGCAATTGGCTATATCAGCAGGATTGATGGAAGACACTCTGAAGTAATTCGTCACCTGATTTCATCGGTCGAAATACTGAAACCGCAATTCCCTGAAATCAGACTGTTCTTAATCGGCGATGGTAATGGAGTGCCGGAACTGATGCCTGTTATCGATGCAACAAACCAAAGACTTAACGAGGAGGCCATCAGATATATGGGCTTTATCAGCAAATTGGAAATCCATGAGTTCTTCCCCGAACTGGTTCTTGGTGTAGGACGTGTGGCCATTGAGGCACTCGCCCGTGGTGCGAATGTAATCTCAGTCAATTCCAAAAGAATGGGGCACATCGTTGTTCCACCCAACTATAATGAATACGCGATAAACAACTTCGTCCATATTCACGGGATGCCTCCTTCTAAAGAGTCGCTTTACGTAGAACTCAAAACCTTCTTCGACAACAGGGACGACTTCCGCCAAAAAGCTGCAATCGTGTCAGACAACACCAGAAAGGACTTCGGCATCAGACAAACCACGCAAAGGATCGTCGACCTGTACTCCAGCCTTTCTACTCACAGCAATCTTTAG
- the cas2 gene encoding CRISPR-associated endonuclease Cas2, translating into MERLSEYRVMWVMVLFDLPTETKKDRKIYSDFRKKMLKDGFVMFQFSIYIRHCPSKENAEVHIKRVKKNLPPKGNIGIIRVTDKQFGDMEVYYGKEPKDKATPYMQLELF; encoded by the coding sequence ATGGAACGTTTAAGTGAATATCGAGTTATGTGGGTAATGGTGCTATTTGATTTGCCAACTGAGACAAAGAAAGACAGAAAGATCTACTCCGACTTCAGGAAGAAGATGCTTAAGGACGGCTTCGTTATGTTTCAATTCTCAATATATATAAGGCATTGTCCAAGTAAGGAAAATGCAGAAGTTCATATAAAGCGTGTCAAAAAGAATTTGCCTCCAAAAGGGAATATTGGAATAATTAGAGTAACAGACAAGCAATTTGGCGACATGGAGGTATACTATGGTAAAGAACCTAAAGATAAAGCAACGCCATATATGCAACTTGAGCTCTTTTAG
- the cas1 gene encoding type II CRISPR-associated endonuclease Cas1 has product MIKKTLYFGNPVYLSTRDEQLEINFPESNNLKGKTGKNTIPIEDIGVVITDHQQITITHSLMEKLLANNCAFITCDSKHHPTGLLLPLDGHTVQTEKFRAQISASLPLKKQLWQQTVKAKIQNQAELLRLKTNSNIDNMLFWADSVTSGDSQNHEARAAAYYWANLFPAGSFKRGREEDPPNNLFNYGYAVLRAIVARSLVGSGLLPTLGIHHHNRYNAYCLADDIMEPYRPFVDKLVLDIIDSGIKYSELSKEVKWHLLSVPQLDVVINNKRSPLMVAVSQTTASLSSCFEKQTRKIVYPKFPENGTFK; this is encoded by the coding sequence ATGATTAAAAAGACTCTTTATTTTGGAAATCCGGTATATCTAAGTACACGTGACGAGCAACTCGAGATAAACTTCCCAGAATCCAACAACTTAAAAGGAAAAACCGGAAAGAACACAATTCCGATAGAGGACATTGGAGTAGTAATAACTGACCATCAGCAAATCACTATTACACATTCATTGATGGAGAAACTACTGGCTAATAACTGTGCCTTTATCACTTGTGACAGCAAACACCATCCAACTGGACTGCTACTTCCTTTAGATGGACATACAGTTCAAACAGAGAAGTTCAGGGCTCAAATTTCTGCATCACTCCCACTTAAGAAGCAACTTTGGCAACAGACAGTTAAAGCAAAAATACAAAATCAGGCCGAGTTACTTAGGCTCAAAACTAATTCGAATATAGACAATATGCTTTTCTGGGCAGATAGTGTTACCTCAGGAGACAGCCAAAACCATGAAGCAAGGGCAGCTGCATATTACTGGGCTAATCTATTCCCAGCTGGAAGCTTCAAAAGAGGACGAGAAGAAGACCCACCCAATAACTTGTTTAACTATGGATATGCTGTTCTGAGAGCTATTGTAGCACGTTCACTTGTAGGGTCTGGTCTATTACCCACATTAGGCATACATCATCATAACAGATACAACGCATACTGTCTTGCAGACGACATTATGGAACCATATAGACCCTTTGTAGACAAACTAGTACTAGACATAATAGATAGTGGTATAAAGTACTCAGAATTATCTAAAGAAGTCAAATGGCATTTACTCAGTGTTCCCCAATTGGATGTCGTTATTAATAATAAAAGGAGTCCATTGATGGTTGCAGTTTCACAGACCACTGCATCACTTTCAAGTTGTTTTGAGAAACAGACGAGAAAGATTGTTTATCCTAAATTCCCAGAAAATGGAACGTTTAAGTGA
- the cas9 gene encoding type II CRISPR RNA-guided endonuclease Cas9 (Cas9, originally named Csn1, is the large, multifunctional signature protein of type II CRISPR/Cas systems. It is well known even to general audiences because its RNA-guided endonuclease activity has made it a popular tool for custom editing of eukaryotic genomes.), producing MKRILGLDLGTTSIGWALVNEAENNEEQSTIIRLGVRVNPLSVDERSNFEKGKSITTNADRTLKRSMRRNLQRYKLRRAQLRKVLIENGFISEDTLLSENGENTTYESYRLRAKAAKEEITLEQLARVLLMINKKRGYKSSRKLKGQDEGQIIDGMTIAKKLYDENLTPGEYLLSLHKEGKKYSPDFYRSDLLDELDKIWSEQSKYYPEILTEDFRKQIEGKGKLNTSKIFLAKYQIYTADNKAPDKKGQALEWRVKATKEKLPIEEMAFVIADVNGSISNSSGYLGEISDRSKELYFKKQTVGQNLYEKLISDRNFSLRNKTFYRQDYLDEFEKIWETQAKYHKELTPKLKKEIRDIIIFYQRRLKSQKGLINICEFEGKEIEYIVDGKAKKKLVGPRVCPKSSPLFQEFKIWQILNNVKVISKKDNADRFLYPEEMDTLAQELAIRESLKSDDALKILFNNYKDFKLNYEKLEGNRTISSLFDAYKKIVELSGHDISGFTKQRAPEVINAIKEVFTALGFNTGILWFDSLAKGKDLENQPLYILWHLLYSFEGDNSRTGNEALINKIMALTSFPKEFAAIISSISFQPDYGSLSTKAICKIIPHLKDGIAFAGRKERPEEPSACEYAGYRHSKHSLTKEEIENKKLLDRLEIIKKNSLRNPVVEKILNQMVNVVNAVIEKYGRPDEIRLELARELKNSAEERKSLTDTINKNTIENEQIRKILRTEFGLQYISRNDIIRYKLYKELEYRGYKTLYTNTYIPKEKLFSEEFDIEHIIPRSRLFDDSFSNKTLETREANIEKGNDTAYDYVLRKYGQEGLDSFLACIKDLEEKRIITGSKYKKLKTSINEIPDDFIDRDLRDTQYIARKAKEILETISKHVVTTTGSITARLREDWQLVDVMKDLNWDKYKALGLTEEIEGKNGQRVRVVKDWTKRNDHRHHAVDALVIAFTKRCYIQYLNNLNARSDKGSEIFAIEAKELERDNKGKLRFKAPIEIKAFRTIAKEHLENVLVSIKAKNKVVTRNINITKKKNGLNKKIQLTPRGQLHNETIYGSALRYVSKEEKVGAAFNEELINKVANKKYREALLNRLHTNGGDPKKAFTGKNSLAKQPIYLDKQRGIVVPDKVKIVNKELIYTIRKEVAPDLNVEKVLDKKVRLCLEARLKEYNNDPKKAFSNIDEYPIWLNKEKGIKIRRVTITGVANAQALHDKNDKDGKPVLDEYGNPIPVDFVNTGNNHHVAIYRDSKGILQERVVSFLEATTRAVLGLTIIDKEYNSELGWEFLFSMKQNEYFVFPDKDFKPNEIDLMKSENYSDVSPHLFRVQKLSTKDYWFRHHLDTTVDVHNALKGIAWLRIGPSGLEGAVKVRINHIGEIVFVGEE from the coding sequence ATGAAAAGAATCTTAGGATTAGATTTAGGCACAACATCCATTGGTTGGGCATTAGTCAATGAAGCAGAAAACAATGAAGAACAGTCTACTATAATTAGGCTTGGTGTTCGAGTAAATCCACTTTCTGTAGATGAACGCAGTAACTTTGAAAAAGGCAAAAGCATAACAACGAATGCTGACAGAACCCTTAAACGGAGCATGAGACGCAATCTACAACGGTATAAATTGAGAAGAGCCCAATTAAGAAAGGTATTGATTGAAAATGGTTTTATTTCTGAGGATACATTACTATCTGAAAATGGTGAAAACACCACCTATGAATCATATCGCTTAAGAGCAAAGGCAGCCAAAGAAGAAATAACTCTCGAACAATTAGCCAGAGTTCTGCTGATGATTAATAAGAAACGGGGTTACAAGAGTAGTAGAAAGCTGAAAGGACAGGATGAGGGCCAAATCATTGATGGAATGACTATTGCCAAAAAACTATACGATGAGAACCTGACTCCTGGTGAATACTTACTATCCTTACACAAAGAAGGCAAAAAATACTCACCCGATTTCTATCGTTCCGACTTGCTAGATGAACTTGACAAAATTTGGAGCGAGCAAAGTAAATACTATCCTGAGATTCTCACAGAAGACTTCAGAAAACAGATAGAGGGTAAAGGGAAGCTAAATACTAGTAAGATTTTCCTTGCAAAATATCAAATATATACTGCCGACAACAAAGCTCCGGATAAGAAAGGACAAGCACTGGAATGGCGAGTAAAAGCTACAAAAGAAAAGCTACCCATCGAAGAGATGGCGTTTGTTATTGCAGATGTCAATGGTTCTATTTCAAATTCCAGTGGATATTTGGGTGAAATAAGTGACAGAAGTAAAGAGCTGTATTTCAAGAAACAAACCGTTGGACAGAATCTATATGAAAAACTCATAAGTGATAGAAACTTCAGCCTTCGAAACAAGACCTTTTACCGCCAGGATTATTTGGATGAGTTTGAAAAAATTTGGGAAACTCAGGCAAAATATCATAAAGAACTAACACCCAAGCTTAAGAAGGAGATTAGGGACATAATCATCTTCTACCAGCGTCGTCTAAAGAGCCAGAAAGGTTTGATAAATATTTGTGAGTTTGAAGGAAAGGAAATCGAATATATAGTTGATGGCAAAGCTAAAAAGAAACTCGTAGGGCCAAGAGTATGTCCAAAGTCATCACCATTATTTCAGGAATTCAAGATTTGGCAAATTCTTAATAATGTAAAGGTTATCAGCAAAAAGGATAATGCCGACCGATTTCTTTATCCCGAGGAAATGGATACACTTGCCCAAGAATTGGCCATAAGGGAATCCCTTAAAAGTGATGATGCCCTAAAGATACTCTTTAATAACTACAAAGATTTTAAGCTCAATTATGAAAAACTCGAGGGGAATCGCACTATATCGAGCTTATTTGATGCATACAAAAAGATTGTTGAGCTTAGTGGGCATGATATTTCAGGTTTCACCAAACAAAGAGCTCCTGAAGTAATAAATGCAATTAAGGAAGTTTTCACAGCGTTAGGGTTTAATACTGGAATACTTTGGTTTGACTCATTAGCAAAAGGGAAAGATCTAGAAAACCAACCGTTGTATATTTTATGGCATCTACTCTATTCATTTGAGGGAGATAATTCACGTACCGGAAATGAAGCGCTTATCAATAAGATAATGGCCTTAACATCATTCCCCAAGGAATTTGCAGCCATCATCAGCAGTATTTCCTTTCAACCAGATTATGGAAGTTTAAGTACCAAAGCCATATGTAAAATTATCCCCCACCTTAAAGACGGTATCGCTTTCGCAGGGAGAAAGGAAAGACCAGAAGAACCTAGTGCCTGTGAGTACGCAGGGTATCGCCATTCAAAACACTCCCTTACCAAAGAGGAGATAGAGAATAAAAAACTACTTGACCGACTTGAAATAATAAAGAAGAACAGTCTCAGGAATCCAGTTGTTGAGAAAATTCTAAATCAGATGGTAAATGTGGTAAATGCTGTGATTGAGAAATATGGAAGACCGGATGAGATCAGGTTGGAACTTGCTAGAGAGCTAAAAAACAGCGCTGAAGAAAGGAAATCACTTACAGATACAATCAATAAAAACACTATTGAGAACGAGCAAATCCGGAAGATTTTAAGGACTGAGTTTGGCTTGCAGTATATAAGTAGAAACGATATTATCAGGTATAAGCTCTACAAAGAGTTGGAGTACAGGGGCTATAAAACACTTTATACAAACACCTATATTCCAAAAGAGAAATTATTCAGTGAAGAGTTTGACATAGAACACATTATTCCAAGATCAAGACTATTTGATGATTCTTTCTCTAACAAAACGTTAGAAACCAGAGAGGCTAACATTGAAAAAGGGAATGACACAGCATATGATTATGTATTGAGAAAATATGGACAAGAAGGGCTTGACAGTTTTTTGGCTTGCATTAAAGATCTGGAAGAAAAGAGAATAATCACTGGTTCAAAGTATAAAAAACTAAAGACTAGCATTAATGAAATACCGGATGACTTTATTGATCGGGATCTTCGCGACACTCAATATATCGCAAGGAAAGCAAAAGAAATCCTGGAAACAATTTCAAAACATGTAGTAACAACAACCGGTTCAATTACAGCAAGGTTGCGTGAAGACTGGCAACTTGTAGATGTAATGAAAGACTTGAACTGGGATAAGTATAAGGCTCTTGGATTGACAGAAGAAATCGAAGGGAAAAACGGGCAAAGGGTCCGAGTAGTTAAGGACTGGACAAAAAGGAATGACCATCGGCATCATGCTGTGGATGCTCTAGTTATTGCATTCACAAAAAGATGCTATATTCAATACCTAAATAACTTAAATGCAAGAAGTGATAAAGGAAGTGAAATCTTTGCCATAGAAGCTAAGGAGCTGGAAAGAGATAATAAAGGAAAGCTAAGGTTTAAAGCGCCAATTGAGATAAAGGCATTCAGAACCATAGCCAAGGAACATCTTGAAAATGTTTTAGTCTCAATTAAAGCAAAAAACAAAGTAGTAACAAGGAACATAAACATCACGAAGAAAAAGAATGGCCTAAACAAAAAGATTCAATTAACTCCAAGAGGACAACTACATAATGAGACTATATATGGGAGTGCCCTGAGATATGTTTCAAAAGAGGAGAAAGTAGGAGCTGCTTTTAACGAGGAGCTAATTAACAAGGTAGCTAATAAGAAATACAGAGAAGCATTATTAAACAGGCTCCATACGAATGGTGGCGATCCCAAGAAGGCTTTCACAGGGAAAAACAGTCTGGCAAAACAACCTATTTATCTTGACAAACAGAGAGGAATTGTTGTACCTGATAAGGTCAAGATTGTAAATAAAGAGCTGATTTACACTATAAGGAAGGAGGTTGCACCCGACCTTAATGTTGAAAAAGTACTAGATAAAAAAGTGAGACTTTGTCTAGAAGCCAGACTTAAGGAGTACAACAATGACCCTAAAAAGGCATTTTCAAATATAGACGAATATCCTATTTGGCTCAATAAAGAAAAAGGTATAAAGATTAGACGTGTTACAATTACAGGTGTTGCAAATGCGCAGGCATTACACGACAAAAACGACAAAGATGGTAAACCTGTACTTGACGAATATGGGAACCCAATCCCTGTTGACTTTGTCAACACCGGAAACAATCATCATGTTGCAATTTATCGTGATTCAAAAGGAATTCTACAGGAAAGAGTTGTGTCGTTTCTTGAAGCAACCACAAGAGCTGTATTGGGATTAACTATTATTGACAAGGAGTATAATAGTGAGTTGGGATGGGAGTTCTTATTCAGTATGAAGCAAAATGAATATTTTGTCTTTCCTGACAAAGATTTTAAGCCCAATGAAATAGATTTGATGAAATCAGAAAATTACTCAGATGTAAGCCCTCATTTGTTTAGAGTTCAAAAACTCTCCACAAAAGATTACTGGTTTAGACATCATCTGGATACTACAGTTGATGTACATAATGCTCTGAAAGGAATTGCATGGCTAAGGATTGGACCAAGTGGATTAGAAGGAGCAGTTAAAGTACGGATTAACCACATTGGTGAAATTGTCTTTGTGGGAGAAGAATAA
- a CDS encoding nucleoside deaminase, with protein sequence MSEKIGFTDEYYMQQALKEAREAFRKDEVPVGAVIVCEGRIIARTHNLTETLNDVTAHAEILAITSASETLGGKYLNGCTLYVTLEPCTMCAGALSWAQIGRIVYGASDPQRGFSRLTPSPLHPRTEALGGILAEECGSLVKDFFKRKRS encoded by the coding sequence ATGTCGGAAAAGATAGGGTTTACGGATGAGTATTATATGCAGCAGGCATTGAAGGAGGCACGCGAGGCTTTTCGCAAGGACGAGGTGCCAGTCGGGGCCGTGATTGTATGTGAAGGTCGTATTATAGCACGTACCCACAATCTCACCGAGACCTTGAATGACGTAACCGCCCATGCCGAGATACTTGCAATCACCTCAGCCTCCGAGACCCTTGGCGGCAAATACCTGAATGGCTGCACCCTGTATGTAACTTTGGAGCCTTGTACCATGTGTGCCGGCGCCCTGAGCTGGGCACAGATAGGCCGGATAGTTTATGGTGCTTCGGATCCTCAGCGTGGCTTTAGCCGTCTTACCCCCTCCCCCCTCCATCCCCGCACCGAAGCCCTCGGCGGCATTCTAGCTGAAGAGTGCGGCTCTCTTGTCAAAGACTTCTTTAAAAGAAAGCGTTCTTAA
- the aspS gene encoding aspartate--tRNA ligase, translating into MYRTHTCGELRISDAGKQVTLSGWVQRVRDLGGMTFLDLRDRYGITQIVVNSDTQPVLSEQVRQLGREYVVQVSGTVTERASKNSKIPTGDIEIALDKLVVLNESALPPFTIEDDTDGGDELRMKYRYLDLRRGPLKRNLELRHRMSIEIRNYLNERGFLDVETPVLIKSTPEGARDFVVPSRVHPGQFYALPQSPQMFKQLLMVAGYDRYFQIVKCFRDEDLRADRQPEFTQVDCEMAFVERDDVLDTFEGLTKHIFKVIRGIEYNEPFPRLSYADAMSQYGSDKPDIRFGMKIKEITEVAKGKGFKVFDEAEYVGGFCAEGQAEMSRKELDNLTDFVKRPQIGGKGLIYVKYNADGTVKSSVDKFFDEAQLKGWAESLQARPGDLLLIMAGDKKQTLGALGDLRLEVAGRLGLRNKDVFAPLWVVDFPLLEWDEESQRFFAMHHPFTSPVKEDIELLNTNPGKVRANAYDLVINGVELGGGSIRIHDKALQQRMFEVLGFTDEQAQDQFGFLMNAFRFGAPPHGGIAFGFDRWTSLMAGLDSIRDVIAFPKNNAARDMMIDSPSPIDDKQLNELFIKLDVKE; encoded by the coding sequence ATGTACAGAACTCATACATGTGGCGAACTCCGAATTTCGGATGCCGGTAAACAGGTAACTTTGAGCGGATGGGTGCAAAGGGTACGTGACCTGGGGGGAATGACCTTCCTGGATCTGCGTGACCGTTATGGAATTACTCAAATTGTGGTTAATAGCGATACGCAACCTGTACTTAGTGAACAGGTAAGACAACTGGGCCGCGAATACGTGGTGCAGGTGTCCGGAACTGTAACTGAAAGGGCTAGCAAAAACTCAAAAATCCCAACGGGTGATATAGAGATCGCCCTCGATAAGCTGGTAGTCCTGAATGAATCAGCTCTACCTCCGTTTACTATCGAAGATGATACCGATGGTGGGGACGAACTCCGAATGAAGTACCGCTACCTCGACCTGCGCAGGGGGCCGCTCAAGCGTAACCTCGAACTGCGTCACCGTATGAGCATAGAGATACGCAACTATCTCAATGAGCGTGGATTTCTCGACGTGGAAACTCCGGTTCTGATAAAGTCAACTCCTGAAGGTGCACGTGACTTCGTTGTGCCTTCTCGTGTTCACCCCGGTCAGTTTTATGCTCTGCCACAATCCCCACAGATGTTCAAACAGCTGCTGATGGTTGCCGGTTATGACCGTTACTTCCAGATTGTAAAGTGTTTCAGGGATGAAGACCTTCGTGCTGACCGTCAGCCCGAGTTTACCCAGGTGGACTGCGAAATGGCCTTCGTAGAGCGTGATGACGTGCTGGATACTTTTGAAGGTCTGACTAAGCATATCTTTAAAGTGATCAGAGGTATCGAATACAATGAGCCCTTCCCTCGCTTAAGCTATGCTGATGCTATGTCTCAATACGGTTCAGACAAGCCTGATATCCGCTTTGGAATGAAGATCAAAGAGATTACCGAAGTCGCTAAAGGCAAAGGCTTCAAGGTATTTGATGAGGCTGAATATGTTGGCGGATTCTGTGCCGAAGGGCAAGCTGAAATGAGCCGTAAGGAACTAGACAACCTTACTGACTTTGTTAAACGCCCGCAGATCGGTGGTAAGGGACTTATCTATGTGAAATACAATGCTGATGGCACGGTTAAGTCGTCTGTAGATAAATTCTTTGATGAAGCACAACTGAAAGGATGGGCTGAATCGTTACAAGCTCGTCCGGGTGATCTGCTCCTGATTATGGCAGGTGACAAGAAGCAAACTCTTGGTGCTCTTGGTGATCTTCGCCTTGAAGTGGCTGGCCGCCTTGGTCTGCGCAACAAGGACGTATTTGCTCCCCTGTGGGTTGTCGACTTTCCACTGCTCGAGTGGGACGAAGAAAGCCAAAGGTTCTTTGCGATGCACCACCCCTTTACTTCACCGGTTAAGGAGGATATCGAACTGCTCAATACTAATCCCGGCAAGGTTCGTGCTAATGCATACGACCTCGTGATCAATGGAGTGGAACTTGGTGGTGGTTCGATAAGGATCCACGACAAGGCCCTGCAACAAAGGATGTTTGAGGTTCTTGGCTTTACCGATGAGCAAGCACAGGATCAGTTTGGCTTCCTTATGAATGCATTCCGCTTCGGTGCTCCTCCGCACGGTGGTATCGCCTTTGGCTTCGACCGCTGGACTTCTCTGATGGCAGGCCTTGACTCAATACGCGACGTGATCGCATTCCCAAAGAACAATGCTGCGCGTGACATGATGATAGACTCTCCGTCACCAATCGATGATAAACAGCTTAATGAATTATTTATAAAGCTTGATGTGAAGGAATAA
- a CDS encoding 1-acyl-sn-glycerol-3-phosphate acyltransferase codes for MEEKNHPDFESIRPYEDHEIQTVFNRLRNEASFVRLIGYLYPDTNPQEFLDRLSHITTIRQFQEEVISAYVLKVLDRTTNGVSVEGLDKLNSDKAYLFISNHRDIVLDPAILNILLYQNGSNTTEIAIGDNLLIYPWITELVKLNRTFIVKRNLPAKQMMESSRLLSQYIRYTLTVNGHSIWIAQREGRSKDGNDRTQVSLLKMLNISGERSVVENFKELNIVPVSISYEFDPCDYLKAKEFQLKRDNPDYQKTKEDDLMHMSTGLRGRKGRVHFAFGTPLQTELNVIDALTVKNDQFSTLAELIDRQVHQNYKLWPSNYIAWDIYNSSTEYASCYTPEEKVQFLEYIEDHINRIPDMDRDFIFSSLMEMYANPVENKRSYNN; via the coding sequence ATGGAGGAAAAGAATCATCCCGATTTCGAGTCCATCAGACCCTACGAGGATCATGAGATCCAAACCGTCTTCAACCGCCTTAGGAATGAAGCATCCTTCGTAAGACTGATCGGATATCTGTACCCCGACACTAACCCCCAGGAGTTTCTAGACAGGCTTTCGCATATCACAACCATAAGACAGTTTCAGGAAGAAGTTATTTCGGCCTATGTACTCAAGGTGCTCGATCGAACCACCAATGGTGTAAGCGTTGAAGGTCTGGACAAATTAAACAGTGATAAAGCATATCTGTTTATATCCAATCACCGTGATATAGTGCTGGACCCAGCCATTCTAAACATTCTTTTGTACCAGAACGGCTCCAACACCACTGAAATTGCAATTGGCGACAACCTGTTGATTTATCCATGGATAACCGAACTGGTAAAGCTCAACCGTACCTTTATTGTGAAACGTAACCTCCCTGCCAAGCAGATGATGGAGAGTTCACGACTGCTTTCTCAATATATCAGGTACACACTGACAGTCAACGGGCACAGTATCTGGATTGCTCAGCGCGAAGGCCGTTCCAAGGACGGTAATGACCGCACTCAGGTAAGCCTGCTCAAGATGCTCAATATCAGCGGAGAACGCAGCGTAGTTGAAAACTTCAAGGAACTTAACATAGTACCTGTGTCAATCTCATACGAGTTTGACCCCTGCGACTATCTGAAGGCCAAGGAGTTTCAGCTTAAGAGGGACAACCCAGACTACCAGAAGACCAAGGAGGATGACCTGATGCATATGAGCACCGGCCTTCGTGGTCGTAAGGGTCGTGTGCATTTTGCCTTTGGTACCCCACTGCAGACAGAGCTCAACGTGATAGATGCCCTTACTGTCAAGAATGACCAGTTTTCGACACTGGCAGAACTGATAGACAGGCAGGTGCACCAGAACTATAAGTTATGGCCATCCAACTATATTGCATGGGATATCTACAACAGCAGCACTGAGTATGCATCGTGTTATACACCTGAAGAAAAGGTTCAGTTTCTTGAATATATAGAAGATCACATCAACCGTATCCCGGATATGGACAGGGATTTCATCTTTTCATCATTGATGGAGATGTATGCCAACCCTGTAGAAAACAAGCGCTCATACAATAACTAA